From Solidesulfovibrio carbinoliphilus subsp. oakridgensis, the proteins below share one genomic window:
- a CDS encoding winged helix-turn-helix domain-containing protein, protein MSKDSILIVEDDEDIVELLAFNLQSAGFATETAKDGYEALTKARRTPPAGIILDLMLPGLDGFEVCKELKRDPKTAGAPIIMLTARGEEVDRIVGLELGADDYVVKPFSPRELILRLRAVLKRHAPETEKRQVLSRDGLSVDLGAHRVTLDGEEVALTATEFRLLAELFQSTGRVLTRDRLLNSVWGYEFEGYARTVDTHVRRLRQKLGACSRMIETVRGVGYRFKE, encoded by the coding sequence ATGTCCAAGGATTCCATCCTGATAGTCGAAGATGACGAAGACATTGTCGAATTGTTGGCTTTTAACCTGCAAAGCGCCGGTTTTGCCACGGAAACGGCCAAAGACGGTTACGAGGCCCTGACCAAGGCCCGCCGCACCCCGCCGGCCGGCATCATCCTCGACCTCATGCTGCCGGGGCTCGACGGCTTCGAGGTCTGCAAGGAGCTCAAGCGCGACCCCAAAACCGCCGGCGCGCCCATCATCATGCTGACGGCCCGGGGCGAGGAAGTGGACCGGATCGTCGGCCTGGAGCTCGGGGCCGACGACTACGTGGTCAAGCCCTTCTCGCCCCGGGAGCTCATCTTGCGCCTGCGGGCCGTGCTCAAGCGCCACGCGCCCGAGACGGAAAAGCGGCAGGTCCTGTCCCGCGACGGCCTGTCGGTGGACCTCGGGGCCCACCGGGTGACCCTTGACGGCGAGGAAGTGGCCCTGACCGCCACGGAATTCCGCCTCCTGGCCGAGCTGTTCCAGAGCACCGGCCGGGTCCTGACCCGGGACCGGCTCCTCAATTCCGTCTGGGGCTACGAGTTCGAGGGCTACGCCCGAACGGTCGACACCCACGTCCGCCGGCTGCGCCAGAAGCTCGGCGCCTGCTCCCGCATGATCGAGACCGTCCGGGGCGTGGGCTACCGGTTCAAGGAGTAG
- a CDS encoding ABC transporter substrate-binding protein: protein MAGTLRALLRAALATAWLLLAVSRVLAAAEARPIRLGLSAGFTGPTRDMAVELYRGAMAAIDRQNRDGGVSGHPLELLAADDGYEPTPAIENAVRFLGQNRVLALFSALGTPTVSRVLPVLRAYADQGARLFFPVTGLEASRVPPYVPYVYNLRASYRQEIEALVAAFVARGLTRVAICHQADAFGRSGWDGAGRALDRRGLAFCGEATFARLAGLAEDMTPQVRLLAASRPEAVLLIGATPACAALIRDMRQAGLDVPVGLVSFAGGEILLRALADEGRRLGRALDGNLILSQVTPCWRDGSLPAGRDYRQALAELADRHPPPGGWEPGLPEGSAAGFEGYLNARLVIEIVKAMPDPLDRAGLDAAAAAVGRVDLGIGAPVFPAGPAHQGLETVWLTTVADGRPVPLPAVPAAGD from the coding sequence ATGGCAGGCACGTTACGCGCGCTTCTCCGGGCCGCGCTGGCCACGGCATGGCTGTTGCTGGCCGTGTCCCGGGTCTTGGCCGCCGCAGAGGCCCGGCCGATCCGGCTTGGCCTGTCGGCCGGTTTCACCGGTCCCACCCGGGACATGGCCGTGGAACTCTACCGGGGGGCCATGGCCGCCATCGACCGTCAGAACCGCGACGGCGGCGTGTCGGGCCATCCCCTGGAACTCCTGGCGGCGGACGACGGATACGAACCCACGCCGGCCATCGAAAACGCGGTCCGCTTCCTCGGCCAAAACCGGGTCCTGGCCCTTTTCTCGGCTCTCGGCACCCCGACCGTCAGCCGGGTCCTGCCGGTCCTGCGGGCCTACGCCGACCAGGGGGCGAGGCTTTTTTTCCCGGTCACGGGACTTGAGGCCTCGCGGGTGCCGCCCTACGTCCCCTACGTCTACAACCTGCGGGCCTCCTACCGCCAGGAGATCGAGGCGCTGGTCGCCGCCTTCGTGGCCCGGGGACTGACCCGCGTCGCCATCTGCCACCAGGCCGACGCCTTTGGCCGCAGCGGCTGGGACGGGGCCGGCCGGGCCCTGGACCGGCGGGGACTGGCCTTTTGCGGCGAGGCCACCTTCGCCCGGCTGGCCGGCCTGGCCGAGGACATGACGCCCCAGGTGCGGCTGCTGGCCGCCAGCCGGCCCGAGGCCGTGCTCCTGATCGGGGCCACGCCGGCCTGCGCCGCCCTCATCCGGGACATGCGGCAGGCCGGGCTCGATGTGCCGGTGGGCCTGGTCTCCTTTGCCGGCGGCGAGATCCTGCTGCGCGCCCTGGCGGACGAGGGGAGGCGCCTTGGCCGGGCCCTCGACGGCAACCTGATCCTGTCCCAGGTGACGCCCTGCTGGCGGGACGGGAGCCTGCCGGCCGGCCGCGACTACCGGCAGGCCCTGGCCGAACTGGCCGACCGCCACCCCCCGCCCGGGGGCTGGGAACCGGGCCTGCCCGAAGGCAGCGCCGCCGGCTTCGAGGGCTACCTGAACGCCCGGCTTGTAATCGAGATCGTCAAAGCCATGCCCGATCCCCTGGACCGGGCCGGCCTCGACGCGGCGGCCGCGGCCGTCGGCCGGGTCGACCTTGGCATCGGCGCCCCGGTCTTCCCGGCCGGACCCGCCCACCAGGGGCTGGAAACGGTCTGGCTGACCACGGTGGCGGACGGGCGGCCCGTGCCGCTCCCGGCCGTGCCGGCGGCCGGGGACTGA